One genomic segment of Lampris incognitus isolate fLamInc1 chromosome 2, fLamInc1.hap2, whole genome shotgun sequence includes these proteins:
- the tnnc1a gene encoding troponin C type 1a (slow) codes for MNDIYKAAVEQLTDEQKNEFRAAFDIFVQDAEDGCISTKELGKVMRMLGQNPTPEELQEMIDEVDEDGSGTVDFDEFLVMMVRCMKDDSKGKTEEELAELFRMFDKNADGYIDLEELKVMLESTGEAITEDDIEELMKDGDKNNDGKIDYDEFLEFMKGVE; via the exons ATGAATGATATCTACAAGGCAGCG GTTGAGCAGCTGACAGACGAACAGAAAAATG AATTTCGGGCTGCGTTTGACATCTTTgtgcaagatgcagaggacggctGCATCAGCACCAAGGAGCTGGGCAAGGTGATGAGGATGCTGGGCCAGAACCCAACCCCAGAGGAGCTCCAGGAGATGATAGACGAAGTGGATGAAGATG GAAGCGGCACGGTGGACTTCGACGAATTCCTGGTAATGATGGTGAGGTGCATGAAAGACGACAGCAAGGGGAAGACTGAAGAAGAACTGGCAGAGCTGTTCCGCATGTTCGACAA GAATGCGGATGGCTACATCGACCTGGAGGAGCTGAAGGTGATGCTGGAGTCCACAGGAGAAGCAATTACCGAGGATGACATTGAGGAGCTCATGAAGGATGGCGACAAGAATAACGATGGCAAAATTGACTATGACG AGTTCTTGGAGTTTATGAAAGGAGTGGAGTAA